The following are encoded in a window of Flavobacterium psychrotrophum genomic DNA:
- a CDS encoding LA_2272 family surface repeat-containing protein, which yields MKLKTLLMIASLLIVLTARSQDVQKRKTRFPVGLYTTENSNIYGLSVGIGSDIREAKYSVSVVRSNGLRIEPISQSLLFFTLIFPIDMVNYPSEEADYATFDKKMPNEIINGINLSCGTNAFANVNGITLSAITQSLKNTNGIAIAGLGTCANRSNGVQISFFNTSALYSNGLMLGGFQTNVYKGRGVNLAFWYNEYKYYDGLMISVCNGVMTKPEAFSGLQIGIVNRTKKLRGIQIGLWNVNEKRSLPFINWNFSNKPPKSPKTESERTKWINQSNINKPSTNN from the coding sequence ATGAAACTAAAAACCTTACTTATGATTGCATCCTTACTCATTGTGCTTACTGCGCGGTCGCAGGACGTACAGAAACGTAAAACGCGGTTTCCCGTAGGATTATACACTACAGAGAACAGTAATATCTACGGGCTATCGGTAGGTATTGGGTCTGATATCCGCGAAGCTAAATATAGTGTTAGCGTCGTACGATCTAACGGGCTGCGCATAGAACCCATATCACAATCATTGTTGTTTTTTACGCTTATCTTTCCAATAGATATGGTAAACTACCCTTCAGAAGAAGCAGATTATGCAACTTTTGACAAAAAAATGCCTAATGAAATAATAAACGGCATCAACCTTAGTTGTGGTACCAACGCCTTTGCTAATGTTAATGGCATTACGCTATCTGCCATTACGCAGTCGCTAAAAAATACAAACGGTATTGCAATAGCGGGGTTAGGTACCTGTGCCAACAGAAGTAACGGTGTACAGATATCTTTCTTTAATACATCGGCACTGTATAGTAATGGCCTTATGTTGGGCGGTTTTCAGACTAATGTGTATAAGGGTAGGGGAGTAAACCTTGCTTTTTGGTATAACGAATATAAATATTATGACGGCCTTATGATAAGCGTTTGCAATGGTGTGATGACCAAGCCTGAAGCATTCAGCGGATTGCAGATAGGCATTGTAAACCGGACTAAAAAACTTAGGGGAATACAAATAGGACTTTGGAATGTTAATGAAAAACGCTCATTGCCATTCATAAACTGGAATTTTAGTAATAAGCCACCAAAATCGCCCAAGACGGAAAGCGAAAGAACTAAATGGATTAACCAGTCTAATATAAACAAACCTTCAACCAACAATTAA
- a CDS encoding CDP-alcohol phosphatidyltransferase family protein, producing MKHIPYLLIGFRLLLGPVMIAITYNYGSTARIFLMVLLLLGILSDIFDGIIARAQNVSTATMRRIDSQVDVVFWLCSGWCAWLLSPEVITANKYAITTIFVMEGLTYVFSILKFGKETCTHAILSKLWGITLFIALSSVIGFNYGGIPLMLAIIFGVISHIDVYLIILFLPRWTHDVASAWHAWQIRQGRDIKRNKLFNG from the coding sequence ATGAAACATATTCCTTACCTTCTTATTGGCTTTCGCCTGCTGTTAGGGCCAGTAATGATAGCCATAACGTATAACTATGGCAGCACGGCCCGAATTTTTTTAATGGTATTGCTACTGCTGGGGATACTATCTGATATTTTTGATGGTATTATAGCACGTGCCCAAAATGTGTCTACCGCTACCATGCGTCGCATAGACAGCCAGGTAGATGTAGTATTTTGGCTATGTTCAGGGTGGTGTGCATGGCTGCTGAGTCCAGAGGTCATCACCGCTAATAAATATGCCATTACCACTATATTTGTAATGGAAGGGCTTACCTATGTTTTTAGTATCCTGAAATTTGGTAAAGAAACCTGTACGCACGCCATATTAAGTAAACTCTGGGGTATAACCTTGTTCATAGCGCTAAGCTCTGTAATTGGCTTTAATTATGGAGGTATCCCTTTAATGCTGGCAATTATCTTTGGCGTTATTTCGCATATCGATGTGTACCTTATTATACTTTTCTTACCCCGATGGACGCATGATGTAGCCAGCGCCTGGCATGCCTGGCAAATAAGGCAGGGTAGGGATATTAAGCGCAATAAACTGTTTAATGGGTAG